The following coding sequences lie in one Treponema socranskii subsp. buccale genomic window:
- a CDS encoding monomeric [FeFe] hydrogenase yields the protein MLNINNNAANVKREILVRIARLQLDGKLTEGVHYIPREMAPLDSKPIRCCIYHDRAILRMRVLARLGISIENYDDDRPLAEYAKDALERTSPTWPMLTVLHDACNACVKTHYMITNACQGCFARPCMMNCPRKAITVDRRAVIDEAKCVNCGLCMQNCPYHAVIKIPVPCEEACPVGAISKDETGHEKIDYDKCIFCGRCMSECPFGAMMDKSQLVDVIKHIMQKKRRVVALYAPSIAAQFKSAPGQLEAAFSALGFDDVLEVALGADICADREAKEFEERMARGDVLMTTSCCSAYVRAVNIHVPALKPCVSETRSPMHYTAEIAKQKDADCVTVFIGPCLAKRREGFDDDAVDYVLSVEELRAFFIAKNIDIASLPAKLPDHVPTATGRGFAKTGGVAEAVRVRLKDQSILKAAKINGLDRAGMKKLATYGMINQGKIAKNESTPNLVEVMACESGCIGGPSVITNPGVAEGLLAAYAKGGT from the coding sequence ATGCTCAATATCAACAACAACGCTGCAAACGTAAAGCGTGAAATTCTCGTGCGTATCGCGCGCCTCCAGCTCGACGGCAAACTTACCGAAGGCGTGCACTATATCCCGCGCGAAATGGCGCCGCTGGATTCAAAGCCGATACGCTGCTGCATCTACCACGACAGGGCGATTTTGCGCATGAGAGTCCTTGCCAGGCTCGGCATATCGATCGAAAATTACGACGACGACCGTCCGCTTGCCGAATACGCGAAGGACGCACTCGAGCGCACTTCGCCGACCTGGCCCATGCTCACCGTTTTGCACGATGCGTGCAACGCGTGCGTAAAAACGCACTACATGATTACGAACGCGTGTCAGGGCTGTTTTGCGCGCCCGTGTATGATGAACTGTCCGCGTAAAGCGATCACGGTAGACCGGAGAGCGGTTATCGATGAAGCGAAGTGCGTCAACTGCGGGCTGTGCATGCAAAACTGTCCGTATCACGCGGTTATTAAAATTCCCGTACCCTGCGAAGAAGCGTGTCCCGTCGGCGCGATCAGTAAAGACGAAACGGGACACGAAAAAATCGATTACGATAAATGCATTTTTTGCGGTCGCTGCATGAGCGAGTGTCCCTTCGGTGCGATGATGGATAAAAGCCAGCTCGTCGACGTTATCAAGCATATCATGCAAAAAAAGCGCCGCGTCGTCGCGCTCTATGCGCCGTCGATCGCAGCACAATTCAAATCCGCTCCCGGCCAGCTCGAAGCGGCGTTTTCGGCTCTGGGCTTCGACGACGTGCTCGAAGTCGCTCTCGGTGCGGATATCTGCGCGGATAGAGAAGCGAAAGAATTCGAAGAGCGTATGGCGCGCGGTGACGTGCTTATGACGACGTCGTGCTGTTCGGCGTATGTGCGCGCGGTAAATATTCACGTGCCGGCTTTGAAGCCCTGCGTGTCCGAAACGCGAAGCCCCATGCACTACACGGCGGAGATCGCAAAGCAAAAAGATGCCGACTGCGTTACCGTGTTTATCGGTCCCTGCCTTGCAAAGCGGAGGGAGGGTTTTGACGACGATGCGGTCGATTACGTGCTTTCGGTCGAAGAGCTCCGCGCGTTTTTTATTGCAAAAAATATCGATATCGCTTCGCTGCCTGCAAAACTGCCCGATCACGTTCCGACGGCGACGGGAAGGGGATTTGCAAAGACGGGCGGGGTAGCGGAAGCGGTGCGGGTGCGTCTGAAAGATCAAAGCATCCTCAAAGCCGCAAAAATCAACGGACTCGACAGAGCCGGTATGAAAAAGCTTGCGACATACGGCATGATAAATCAGGGGAAGATTGCGAAAAACGAAAGCACGCCGAACCTCGTCGAAGTGATGGCGTGCGAAAGCGGCTGCATCGGAGGTCCGTCGGTTATCACGAATCCCGGTGTCGCCGAAGGACTGCTTGCCGCTTACGCCAAAGGCGGAACATAA
- a CDS encoding VpaChn25_0724 family phage protein → MENIFLPNQRILILQGLEKDAGRTLSNEMLQRLLKSYGHTVSIADVNALVNWLERCGYVRTERLADKALVLVTLTRPGLDVACGLLRADGIDPPFEE, encoded by the coding sequence ATGGAAAATATATTTTTGCCGAATCAAAGAATACTCATCCTGCAAGGGCTCGAAAAGGATGCCGGCAGGACATTGTCGAATGAAATGCTTCAGAGGCTTTTGAAAAGCTACGGGCATACGGTAAGTATTGCCGATGTGAATGCGCTCGTGAATTGGCTTGAACGGTGCGGGTATGTAAGGACGGAACGGCTCGCAGATAAAGCGCTGGTGTTGGTAACCCTTACCCGTCCGGGCTTGGATGTTGCATGCGGGCTTTTACGCGCAGACGGTATCGATCCGCCGTTCGAGGAGTAA
- a CDS encoding DUF2730 domain-containing protein, with amino-acid sequence MEIAKFVLYSVGSFVSVFTLSFSIFQYWKKKQEDKYNAFKTDTKESLQRESESRQRDINKLEKRIENLENTFVQSVEHRMSNIEGELKSMRPILQSIQNWFINETPRG; translated from the coding sequence ATGGAGATAGCGAAATTTGTTCTTTATTCGGTCGGATCGTTTGTGTCGGTATTTACGCTTTCTTTCAGTATTTTTCAATATTGGAAAAAGAAGCAGGAGGATAAATACAATGCCTTTAAAACCGACACGAAAGAAAGTTTACAGCGGGAAAGCGAATCCCGGCAAAGAGATATAAACAAATTGGAAAAGAGGATTGAAAACCTCGAAAACACATTTGTACAGTCGGTCGAACATCGCATGAGCAATATCGAAGGCGAGCTGAAAAGCATGCGCCCGATTTTGCAGTCCATACAAAATTGGTTTATCAATGAAACACCGCGAGGGTGA
- a CDS encoding leucine-rich repeat protein, with amino-acid sequence MPLCFAGCTSLTQAPKIPASVQNMFRAFEDCTNLRESPVIPAGKKDIERCFKNCENLTSVTLKCDYTIDADFFNAFKFCPNLKANSIKVPAASLQTYRDNASIMGTEADRFTAG; translated from the coding sequence ATGCCTCTTTGTTTTGCAGGCTGTACGAGTCTTACTCAAGCGCCGAAAATTCCTGCAAGCGTTCAAAATATGTTTCGCGCTTTTGAAGACTGCACGAACCTTAGGGAGTCGCCGGTTATTCCTGCAGGCAAAAAAGACATTGAGCGTTGTTTTAAAAATTGTGAAAATCTTACTTCCGTTACGCTTAAGTGTGATTATACTATCGATGCAGATTTTTTTAATGCTTTTAAGTTTTGCCCGAATTTAAAAGCAAACAGCATAAAGGTTCCTGCCGCATCACTGCAAACATACAGAGACAACGCAAGCATTATGGGAACCGAAGCGGATCGATTTACGGCGGGGTAA
- a CDS encoding phage protein Gp27 family protein produces MGQKSAVDRLPEDLRKKLIELLNRPDVTQLEIVDVINAQAGEPLISKSSLNRYAIRMKKFAEKNRQAREVAEAYLEKYGSDTRNRLGKVVNEQVRLVAFDLISELEELKEEGEVNPKFITEVIFKVSRGLKELEMAEKLNAEREDEIRKAVLAEAAAKIEEVGKKKGVSKETLDAIYAEVFRIK; encoded by the coding sequence ATGGGACAAAAAAGCGCCGTCGATCGGCTGCCGGAAGATTTACGGAAGAAGCTCATCGAATTACTCAACCGTCCCGATGTCACGCAGCTTGAAATAGTGGATGTCATCAACGCGCAAGCGGGAGAACCGCTCATCTCTAAAAGCAGCTTAAATCGCTATGCCATCAGAATGAAAAAGTTTGCCGAAAAGAACCGACAGGCGCGCGAAGTTGCGGAAGCGTATCTTGAAAAATACGGCAGCGATACGCGGAACCGGCTCGGCAAAGTGGTAAACGAACAAGTACGGCTTGTCGCTTTTGACCTTATTTCCGAATTGGAGGAATTAAAGGAAGAGGGAGAAGTAAATCCGAAGTTCATTACCGAAGTGATTTTTAAAGTGTCGCGTGGACTGAAAGAGCTTGAAATGGCGGAAAAATTGAATGCCGAACGGGAAGATGAAATCCGAAAGGCTGTCCTTGCCGAAGCTGCCGCAAAGATAGAGGAAGTCGGCAAGAAAAAAGGCGTCAGCAAAGAGACACTGGATGCCATTTACGCAGAGGTGTTCAGAATAAAATGA